GTCAGGATTTCCTCTCTTTAAGGCAAGCGCGTGGCTTTTGGAAACTGGCACATATTGCGTCCTCGCTGACAGAGGGTTGCGTTGAGGAAGACTCTGATTGGGCAACACAACCACAGTTCCTTGCCGAGCTAAGTCAGTTCGTCTCTAAACATGGCCTATACCTTACAACGTACTGCGATATCGGCCGTCCTTCCTGGGAAGAGGATCCTTCTGCAATCGTAGCCATAGTGAAGCGTTACATGGCAGCAAATCTGCCTGACCCCTCCCTGCGAATCGAGCAACAGATCTTAAAACGCCAAGAACGATGTCAGGTACTTTCGGCGGCTTTACCAATCGACAAGCGGCCCGAATTTGATCGGCTGTACCTCAGTGCGTTTTCGAGCCTGCATTTGCGTGAAGACCACGTCGAGTGGATAGAGCAGCGCCCTCTGGCGTTGCTCAGACGTGTCTGCAAGGCTTTTGGCATCCGGTTGCACGCTCTTGGACTGATTGAAGACCCATTGGACTGCGCGTACTTTACGTTGACAGAACTGTACCAATTTGCGTGCGGCATTTCGATCGCCCAGGCTCTAAGGGAACTCCCTGCTCGGAAGAGCAGTTACGAAAGTGACTTGAAGTTCAAACCTCCTAGATTTATCCGAGAAGCGCCACGTTCCAGTCCTGATGATGTCTCGAAGCTGTTGAAGGGCATGGGAATATCACGTGGAACAGTCAGCGGTCGCGTCTGCTCAGTACGTTCCGTGGGGGAAGCGTTTGAGAAGTTATCTTGGGGAGACATTCTGGTCTGCCCCGAAATCGGGCCTGACTGGACACCCTTGTTCTCTATCGCCGGAGGGCTGGTAATAGAATCATTTGCGGGCGGAATGCTGTCGCATGCGGCTCTGGTGGCACGTGAATACCGAATTCCCGCAATCCTTGGAATCAAGAGTGCCTGCTCGCTCCTTGATGGTCGATACGTGGACTTGGATGGGACAACCGGTTTAGTGGAGATAGGGAGACGCTTTGAATCAATGTGATGATTGCAAAAACTCACTTTTATGCGACAGTGGTTGTTTACCTTCAATACTCCCACTAGAGTTGGTCGATCGCACAATGCTAGAACGAGTGGGTGGAAAAGCAGCAAATCTTGGAGAAATAGCTGGGATGGGATTTGAGATCCCAAACGGATGTGTAATTACTATTGACGTTTTCGATGCTGCACTCAATGCAGTATCGTTACCAGTGGGAGGCAAGCGATACGGCTTTAGCTTTATGAATCTTCACTTCCCGCAAGATCTTTATCCACATCTCAAGGAGTGGGCAGAGCGACTGGCTGGGCCCGTAGCGGTGCGTTCCTCTGCTGTTTTCGAAGATTCTGACCAGGCTTCGTACGCTGGCCAACTCTCCAGCATTCTTAATGTAGAGGGTTTTGACCAAATCGTCGTAGCCGTCGAAGAATGTTGGCACTCTATCTTTGGACAGCGTGTTAAGACGTACAGCAAGTTACATAACGATGGGATTGATAGGTTACGGATGGCCGTAATCGTGCAGGAACAGGTCTTTCCCAAAGCTGCTGGGGTAATGTTCACCGCGCACCCGATCACTGGTAATCCTGAACACACTGTAATCGAAGCGGTAAGCGGCATCGGGAATAAACTTGTTGATGGAGTCGGCACACCTAATCACTGGGTTATCGATAGAAATTCTCGTGAGGTGATTGAATCACACATTTTCAATTATGTAGATGTGTCTGAGGCTGAGTTGAAGGCCCTTCACGACCTCGGCATCAAAGTCCAAACTCTTTTCGGAAAACCCCAGGACATTGAATGGGCACTGAAAGATGGAAAACCTTTGGTCTTGCAGTGCCGTCCAATCACATCCATGTAGATGTCGACATGGTTCTGTCAACTTTGTGTGTTGCGCTAAGCCGTGGGAAGCTGGGCGTGTCACTCCCACTCGGGCCAATAAACCTGCTGGCAACTTCGATCCTCAAGATCGTGGATAAAATCGTGGTCGGCCCGAGACCCTTTTAATCAGACGCGACAGTATGAATCGGACACCAAGCCTGCACGCAAATTATTGACTCCGGCACGACTTGGAGACGCGAGGTAAACTTAGGAGGTGCTGCGCGTCTGGCGACCCTCCACTTTGACTCGTGACCAGCTGGAAGAACGACGGCTGTATGCTCAGCAGCTCCTCGCCGCAGTGAGGTCAATGCCAAGGAGATCGCGGCTTCGGTCGGCGTTTCCGAAAGTACAGTCCGCACCTGGAAACAGCGTCTCCGAGAACGAGGCAGCCTCCAGGCCACCCGAGCGGCTGGGCCTTCACCGCGCCTGAGGCCAGAACAGCGCACGCAACTGGGGGAGATCCTGCGCGCAGGACCGCTGGCCGCCGGTTATCCCGACGCGCGTTGGACGACCTCCCGCGTGCGGGAGGTCATTGGCCTGCAATTTGAGGTGTGGTACCACGCCGATCACGTCAGGAAGTTGCTTCACCAGCTTGGCTTCAGTCCTCAGAAGCCAGAATCGCGTGCCTTGGAACGCGATGAGCAGGCGGTTCAGACCTGGGTCGAGCAGACGCTCCCCAGCTTGAAAAAAAAAGGTTGAGCAGGGTATGACTCTCGTCTTCCTCGATGAAAGTGGCTTCAGCCTGAAACCGACGGTGACCCGGACTTGGGCCGCCCGAGGACAAACGCCGATCATCACGGCCAAAGCCAGTTGGGACAAGCTCTCGACTATTGGTGCGATAACGACTACGGGCCAGTTCTTACAACAGACCTACCCAGGCGCCATTCGAGGCCAGCAGGTCGTGGCGTTCTGCCGACATCTCCTCCGCCACGTCCAAGGCAAGCTCGTTGTGTTGATGGACAACGCTCGTATCCACAAAACGAAGGCCCTGAGGGCCTTCGTCGAGCAGCAGCCCCGTCTTACCGTCGAGTATCTCCCGCCCTACGCTCCTGAACTCAATCCCATTGAGCGGGTGTGGGCCTACATAAAAGGATCAGTCCTCGGAAACTTCTGCCCCAAAACTGTCGGTGAGTTGAAGGCAAGGCTAAACTCCGCGTGGCAACGTGTTCGTTACATTCGGCTTCCCCAGCGCCTTACTCACCGCTACTGTTCGTCTCCAACCTAAGCCGGAGTCAATAACGTCGATTGAACCAGGGCTTAACCTAGAGAAGGCCCGATTTTCCGCCATTTGCGATGAGTAATTTATGAGTCACCAAGAATCGTGCGAGAATGAGAGTTTGTGCAACGAATTTGGAGCGCTGATGCCAACAGCTTTTTGGGCTTGCAAAACTCTGTTGCACAACCGAAATCAATGGCAATTGGGTATTGCAAGCATCTAAAAAATGTGATTTGAGTTACTAGGGGAATATTTCGCACGAACTCGATTGCGTTGGTAAATGGGGTACCGCGAGAGTAGGAACCAAAATCTGCGCTAAGGAGATATTCCTGCTGTAACTGTCATTATTACAGGATTTTTTCACAGAAGGCCTGATGGAAACGGCAACGACTGGCACGGTATTTTGCTTGTCTTTAATACTTATCGCAGGAAAGACCGTACGTGTCAGTTAGGCAAACGCCAGTCTCGTGCATGAGTGAGAAAAGATCCGTCTGGAACGGCGAATTCTGGCAGCTAAATCTCTTAGCGCAGGTTCCTGTTCTTACTCTCACGTCAGGCCATTTCTTACTAAAAATTGCGAAGGTGTCAGAGACCCCGGCAAGCAGGATACAAGTGTAGCGAAGTAACCCAAAACTTGCAATGACTGACAATGAACTCGCTATTCCAAAATATGGCGCATATCACTGTTAGCTTTGCATAGACTCTCAGGCAACCCCTGCACTGTGTCAGCTTTTTAGAGCCTCATAAAGCGTATCCCTGTTCACCCCCAGCTCACGGGCAAGAACCGTCTTTTTTTCCCCAGCAGCCACCCTTGCCCGGAGTTGTTCAACCTGCTCAGGGGTCAGCGCCCGTTTGCGGCCCTTGTACTTCCCGGCCTGCTTTGCTTTAGCGATGCCTTCCCGCTGATTTTCAAGGTTCTGCGCCCGCAGGAACTCGGCCACCGCGCCCAGCATGGTCAGCAGCAGGGTATTCATCGGGTTGTCCTCACTAGTGAAGACCACGCCTTCGCGCTGGAATTCCACCCGCACCCCGCGCCCCGACAGCTCGGTGACGATACGCCGCAGGTCGTCCACATTGCGGGCCAGCCTGTCCA
The sequence above is drawn from the Deinococcus radiodurans R1 = ATCC 13939 = DSM 20539 genome and encodes:
- a CDS encoding PEP-utilizing enzyme, with the protein product MSHLVRLEDISLTGIPDDELGRLLQEIIELCGYAWDVHHRLTYPEVEAFYNWCRINIAGVTNEELHELFLGQDFLSLRQARGFWKLAHIASSLTEGCVEEDSDWATQPQFLAELSQFVSKHGLYLTTYCDIGRPSWEEDPSAIVAIVKRYMAANLPDPSLRIEQQILKRQERCQVLSAALPIDKRPEFDRLYLSAFSSLHLREDHVEWIEQRPLALLRRVCKAFGIRLHALGLIEDPLDCAYFTLTELYQFACGISIAQALRELPARKSSYESDLKFKPPRFIREAPRSSPDDVSKLLKGMGISRGTVSGRVCSVRSVGEAFEKLSWGDILVCPEIGPDWTPLFSIAGGLVIESFAGGMLSHAALVAREYRIPAILGIKSACSLLDGRYVDLDGTTGLVEIGRRFESM
- a CDS encoding PEP/pyruvate-binding domain-containing protein codes for the protein MVDRTMLERVGGKAANLGEIAGMGFEIPNGCVITIDVFDAALNAVSLPVGGKRYGFSFMNLHFPQDLYPHLKEWAERLAGPVAVRSSAVFEDSDQASYAGQLSSILNVEGFDQIVVAVEECWHSIFGQRVKTYSKLHNDGIDRLRMAVIVQEQVFPKAAGVMFTAHPITGNPEHTVIEAVSGIGNKLVDGVGTPNHWVIDRNSREVIESHIFNYVDVSEAELKALHDLGIKVQTLFGKPQDIEWALKDGKPLVLQCRPITSM
- a CDS encoding recombinase family protein, with the translated sequence MTRGQRVGYIRVSTTDQNTARQLDGVELDRIFEDKASGKDARRPRLQELLAYVREGDTVIVHSMDRLARNVDDLRRIVTELSGRGVRVEFQREGVVFTSEDNPMNTLLLTMLGAVAEFLRAQNLENQREGIAKAKQAGKYKGRKRALTPEQVEQLRARVAAGEKKTVLARELGVNRDTLYEALKS